From Candidatus Binataceae bacterium:
CGTGCTCTCGCCGTGTGTTAAGAAGGTCTCCCACTCGATGCCTTGAGGATCGTGTATCCAGCTTTTCTCGCTGTTGGCATAGCAGCAGACCGTCTCGCCTTCCTCGATCACCGGTCCCTCGGCGCGCTTTAAGCGCTCGTAGACCTCGGTAAGCTCCGTCTTGTCCTCGACTTGTATACCGAGATGGTCGACGCCCGTAGGCCGCGCTCGATTGCTAATGGCGAAGTTCACGCGCGGATCATCGAGCATCCATTTGGCGTAGTCGCTCTTCACGACCACCGGTTCCGCGGCGAAGAGCTGCCGATAGAAGCGGATGGAGGCCTCAACATCCTTCACGCTGATGTGCACATGGAGTCGTTTCATAATTTCAAGTCTCCTCAAGTCGGTTGACCATGAACGCGGCGCTCTTGCGCGCTCCGCACGCTGATAACTCAGTTCAAGCAACCGCAGCCCGTTTAGAGGCCGGGCGGGCTGGTTTGCACGAGGGCGCGCAGACACTCCCCGCACAGCAGTTCTCGGTCAGGTACCCGACGACCCCCTGCATCGACTCGAAGTCAGCGCTGTAGATGAGCTGTCGGCTCTCGCGCCGCCGCGTGATGAGCCCCGCGCGCTGCAGATTCTGCAGATGGAAGGTCAGGGAGGAGGGAACGAGCTTCAGGCGAGTACCGATGTGACCGGCGGGAAGCCCTTCAGGCCCCCATTCAACCAGCAGCCTGAAGATCGCGAGCCGATGCTCGTGGGCAAGGGCACCTAAGGCTTCGATGATGGCTTTGGCTTTCATGTATATACGATATTTCGACTAGTGTCGTAATGTCAAGAGGCATTGCTTCACGGCCTTCGGATGGAAGCCGCTCTCCGGCAGGACAACCTTCAACTCGAGGCAGAGATCCGCGCGGCTTATGGGTGGATGGCCTTACGCATACGCACGCAGGCCATGCGACCTCCAGAGGACATGAGATGTTCGCCCCGCTCCAGCGAAACAAAACCGTTCGCTTCGTAGAAGTGCACAGCGTTGATCGATGCATCCATGCGCAGCTCGGTCATGCCGACCTCTCGCGCTAGCTCTTCCAGCCGACCCAGGATTGCACGGCCTACCCCTTGGCGACCGTGCTCCGCGGCCACGTATACGGCTCGCAGCTCTGCATTGCCGGGAACGATTGAACCAAAGCCCATAACCCGCTCGGTAGCGTCCACGGCAACCACCACCAGTTCCTCGCCCCGTTCGATCCAGCGCACGAAAGCCTCCACGCGCTGCGGGACGATAACGTACGGGGCCCATTCATCGATGATCGCCTGACTATAGGCTGAGGCGGCAGTTCCCCGGATCGCGGAGCGTTGCACCTCAAGGATTGCCAACGCGTCATCCGGCCGTCCCCGTCGAAGTAAGTAAGGCAGCTCGGCCGGTGTCATCCCGTCAGGATACATTCCGTGCGGCTCACTTCCCAGAGTCGGTCGATGTCGAACCGAACATTGAGGAACCGGTCTGCGCCGTTAGTCGGCCAATGAAATGGCGGTACGGCCCGCGAATCGTTGGCCGATATGTTGGCCCAGCCGATCCGCGAAACTGCCTCGATTGCTGATCGTTGTGTTCATGAGAACAACGGCCGCGCAATCGCAGGAAGGGTTGAAGAATGCGTAGCTGCTGTACCCGCCAGTCGCACCATTGTGCCAATAAGTCCCGGTAGCTGACTCGTACAGCCACGCAAAGGCGATTTGCATGCCGGGTCCAGCTTCCGCACGCAGCTCGTGCGACTGGGCGAGAGCGACTGGCAGCGTCCGCCCGTTCGCGGACGCATTCTGTGGCTGTTTCTCCGGATGTAAATTCGCTTCCAAGTAAGTCAGCATGTCGGCGGCGGTTGAGCGAATGGCGCCCGCGCCAGCAAGCGCATCGAAATCCCAGGCGTGGGAAGGATTGTGGTCCGGGTCGTGGCCCTGTATGAAGTGCTGTTGCTGCTCGGGCGAAAGCGACACAACGGTGTCCCGGAGCCGAAGTGGCCCGGTAACTTCCTCGTTGAGGAGATTCGCATAAGGCATGGCAGCGCGATCAGCGAGCGCCTGCCCAAGCAGCCCCACCCCCAAATTGCTGTAAAGGAAGGCGGCGTCCGCGGGCTTCGCCACGCCGTGCTGCGCGACAAACTGGTAGAGATTCGCCGGGCGATAGTCCCGGTAGGGATTGCTCGGGTCGGCTGGATTGAAATTGTCGGGCATCCTTGGCAGGCCTGAATGCTGCGTGATGAGATCGAGCAGGGTGATTTCGGCGCCGGGCGGTTTGGCGACGGCTCCAGACGGGAGCAGTTCGCGGACCGGCTCATCGAGGCGAATCTTCCCCTGGGCAATCAACTGCGCCATTGCGAGGCCGGTAAACGTCTTGGTGATAGAGCCGATCTCGAAAATGGAGTCCGTTCGTGCCGCACCGTAGGCAAAAACGCGTCGCGTCCCGCCGCGCACCACGCCGATGGCAACGCCGGCCGAAGTACCCGGTGACAGTGCACCGCGCTTGAGAGCTTGCTCCAAGTCTTGATTCAGCACCGCCTGCATTCCGGCGGCATCGACGGGAGCCATTGCCGGAATGTATGAGACCTTCGGCGGCGGAGTCGGTGGAACAGGTGTGGCTTGCCGCTGCAGGTTCAACGGCAGCGGGGCACCCTGGCTCCAGGTGCCCGTCAGAGTCTGTGCATCGCTGGAGAGCTTACCGCTCCAGCGACCCTTCAAGGCTGGAACGTTGAATGAAAAATCTGTTCCGGAGCGGGCGACGTTTGCACAGGATAGGTCAAAAGCGTCCTGATCCAGGCTGTCGAGTGCGCACGATTCCTGGCCGCTGCGGTCGCTCTTGACCGAGATTTGAATTCGCAATGACTGCGAGCCCGCCTGCAGGATACCAAGCCAGAATCCGTCTACTGGCGAAGGTTTGTCGGCCGGGATGAACGTGTCACGCGTGAACGTGAGAGGTTGGGGACTGCCCTGATTCCAGGTTCCGGTGAGAGTCCTGCCGTCATCCGCGATCGCTCCTGTCCAATTGCCATGCACCGCCGGTACGGCGAATGAGATGGTTT
This genomic window contains:
- a CDS encoding ArsI/CadI family heavy metal resistance metalloenzyme, giving the protein MKRLHVHISVKDVEASIRFYRQLFAAEPVVVKSDYAKWMLDDPRVNFAISNRARPTGVDHLGIQVEDKTELTEVYERLKRAEGPVIEEGETVCCYANSEKSWIHDPQGIEWETFLTHGESTVYGTDLVTPKTAKPCCAPNRAVQES
- a CDS encoding helix-turn-helix domain-containing protein: MKAKAIIEALGALAHEHRLAIFRLLVEWGPEGLPAGHIGTRLKLVPSSLTFHLQNLQRAGLITRRRESRQLIYSADFESMQGVVGYLTENCCAGSVCAPSCKPARPASKRAAVA
- a CDS encoding GNAT family N-acetyltransferase, with translation MAILEVQRSAIRGTAASAYSQAIIDEWAPYVIVPQRVEAFVRWIERGEELVVVAVDATERVMGFGSIVPGNAELRAVYVAAEHGRQGVGRAILGRLEELAREVGMTELRMDASINAVHFYEANGFVSLERGEHLMSSGGRMACVRMRKAIHP
- a CDS encoding serine hydrolase domain-containing protein, whose translation is MKLQQIWVFILIAFIGFGLSSARAQSVPAVQGDFVGTLGPLHLKLHIVAGTGGALSGTMDSPDQGSIGIPCADFQVQGQTISFAVPAVHGNWTGAIADDGRTLTGTWNQGSPQPLTFTRDTFIPADKPSPVDGFWLGILQAGSQSLRIQISVKSDRSGQESCALDSLDQDAFDLSCANVARSGTDFSFNVPALKGRWSGKLSSDAQTLTGTWSQGAPLPLNLQRQATPVPPTPPPKVSYIPAMAPVDAAGMQAVLNQDLEQALKRGALSPGTSAGVAIGVVRGGTRRVFAYGAARTDSIFEIGSITKTFTGLAMAQLIAQGKIRLDEPVRELLPSGAVAKPPGAEITLLDLITQHSGLPRMPDNFNPADPSNPYRDYRPANLYQFVAQHGVAKPADAAFLYSNLGVGLLGQALADRAAMPYANLLNEEVTGPLRLRDTVVSLSPEQQQHFIQGHDPDHNPSHAWDFDALAGAGAIRSTAADMLTYLEANLHPEKQPQNASANGRTLPVALAQSHELRAEAGPGMQIAFAWLYESATGTYWHNGATGGYSSYAFFNPSCDCAAVVLMNTTISNRGSFADRLGQHIGQRFAGRTAISLAD